The nucleotide sequence GCTGCCGGCCGACGCCAATGTCGAGGCGTGGCTGGTGACGATCGCGCACCGCAAAGCCGTCGACATCACGCGGGCGGCGTCGCGGCGCGCGGTGCCGGTTGCCGATACCCCCGACTCCCCCGCACCCGAAGGTGCGGACGGCGTGAATCCCGAGCTGGAAGCCGCGCTGAGTGCGCTACCGCCCAAACAGCGTCAGGCCGTCGCCTACCACTACCTGGCGGGCCTGCCCTACGCCGAGATCGCAACGATTCTCGATAGCAGCGCCGCCGCGGCCCGCCGCGCCGCGGCCGACGGCATCGCCAAACTCCGGCACACGTTTCCCGTTGTCACCCACCCCGAGGAATCATCATGACCGCACCTGATCTCACGGACCACTTCGCCGTCGATCCGGATGATCTCCGCCGCCTGCACGCCCGCCTGGAACGCGCGGCCCAGGCCGGAGATCTACTCGATATCGCTTATCGCACAGTCGATTCCGCGGTCGGACCGCTGCTGCTGGCGGCGACCCCGCGGGGGCTGCTGCGGGTGGCATTCGCCAGCGAAGGCGAAGAACGCGTGCTGACGGACCTCGCGCAACGGATCAGCCCTCGAATGCTGGAAGCTCCGCCCCGGCTCGACCCGGTCGCCAGGCAGCTCGACGAATACTTCACCGGGCGTCGGCATGCCTTTGACGTTGCGCTGGATTGGTCGCTGTCGCAAGGCTTTCGGCGCACGGTGCTCGGGCACCTCGCCACCGCCGTCTCGTACGGCGACACCGCCAGCTACGCCACACTGGCGCAACTGTCCGGCTCCCCCAGGGCGGTGCGCGCCGTCGGCACGGCCTGCGCAACGAATCCGATTCCGATCGTCGTGCCGTGTCACCGGGTGATCCGGTCCGACGGAAGCGTCGGCTCCTATCGCGGCGGCCCCGCCGCCAAGCGGGCCCTCCTCGACCTCGAGCGGAACCGACGAGCCTAGCGAATGCTGCTCAACCTTCGAGTGAATCCTTGAGCCGCTGACCGTAAAGGCTGAGCGAATCGGCAGTCAACATTTCTTCATGCGTGCAGTCGATCGTGAACGCCGTGATGTCGCCGGCAACGTAGGGCCGCCACTCGCGCGAGGGAGACGAGCCGCTCTCGCCGTCAGTCTGCTGGGCGGCGAATATGACGATGTCGCCGTTGAATACGCCGGGCTGGTGGGCCCTATGCAGCGCCCGGTTGTTGTCCAGGTTTGAATCGATCCACTCCAGAAGCTGTTTGTACCTAGGGAATTCCGCGGCGGCTCGTTCCCGAACCAGTTCTTCGATCTGCTCGTAGTTGAGCGGTTCGTCCTGCGCTGGAAGATCGATGCGGTAGAACCGCAAGACTTCTTCCACGGTGTGCCGGTCGACCGGCGCATGGTTGGGTTCGGTGGCGCTGGTTTCCGCAGTGGGTAGGGCGTCGAGAAGGATGAGCCGTTCGACAGCGCATTCGCGTCGCTGGAGTTCGATGGCGAGTTCGTGGGCGACGACGCCGCCGAAGGACCAGCCGAGGAGGTTGTAGTGCCCGGCGGGATGGAGCTCCTGGATTCGGTCGGCGTAGTTTTTCGCCATGTCGCGGACCGATTGAGGTTCGACTTCGTCGCTGCGCAGGGTTTGCTGGATTCCGATGATCGGGCAGTCCAGGTGCTTGCCGAGTCGTTGATACGGCCAGCTCATCCCACCCCCGGGATGAATGCAGAACAGCGGAGTGCCGCTGCCGTCCTTGAGCACCTCGACGGGCACCACTTCGGTCTCACTTTCAGCGGTGCCCACCTGCTGGCTCAGGCCTGCGACCGATGGCGCGTGGAATAGGGTGCGCACCGCGAGCTGAGTGCCCAGGCGGTCGTTGATGGCGGCGATGGCCCGCATCGCGGACAGCGAGTCGCCGCCGAGGTCGAAGAAGGAGTCGTCGGCCCCGATCCGGTCGAGGCCCAGCACCTCGCCGTAGATGCCGGCCAGGATCTCCTCCAGCTCATTGGCCGGAGCACGATAGCGATCGACATGCTGATACTCCGGAGCGGGTAGCGCCCGTTTGTCGAGTTTGCCGGTCGGTGTCAGGGGCAGCGCGTCGATCGCCACGATCGCCGTGGGGACCAGGTAGCCGGGTAGCCGCTGGGCCAGGTGTGCGCGGATTTCGGCGGGGTCAGCGGTGCCGGTGACCCCAACGACATAGCCCACCAGCCGCTTCTCCCCCGGGTGGTCCTCGCGGGCGATCACCACCGCCTGGCCCACGCCCGCGACTGCGCTCAGGGCGGCCTGCACCTCGCCCAGCTCGATGCGATACCCACGGATCTTGACCTGCTCATCAGCACGCCCGTGGTAGCGCAACTGCCCATCGGCGCCCCACGACACCAGGTCCCCAGTGCGATACATGCGCGCACCGGGCGCGCCGAACGGGCACGCCACAAACCGCGACCCGGTCAACCCGGCCCGACCCACATAGCCCACCCCGACACCGCGGCCGGCCACATACAACTCCCCGACCACCCCGACCGGCACCGCACGCAACCACCCATCCAGCACGAACAGCCCCGCCCCGGCCACCGGAAACCCAATCGGCGCCACCCCCGACCCCGGGCTCAGCGGCGCGCTGACCGTCACATCGATCGTGGTCTCCGTCGGCCCGTACGCGTTGAGCATCACCCGCCCGCGCGCCCACCGATCCACCAACTCCGCCGGACACACCTCCCCACCAACCACCACCGCCGCCGAGCCGACACCCTGCGCCGACAACGCCCCCAACGCCGACGGCGTCTGAGTCAACACATCGACGCGCTCAGCGGCCAGCAGCGCCGCCAACTCCTGCGGCGCGCCGGCCACCGACTCAGGCACCACCACCAGACGCCCGCCATGCAGCAACGCCCCCCAAATCTCACGCACCGAAGCATCAAAGGCCAACGAATGCCACAACGTGGACACCTTCACCGCACCCGGCGGTGCCAGGCCCGCATCCAACGACGCCAACAACTGCGTCACGTTATGATGCGTCACCGCAACACCTTTGGGCACACCCGTGCTACCCGAGGTGTAAATAATGTGAGCAACATCGTCCGGCGCCGGACCCGACAACGCTACGCCCGGCACCACCTCCCTCGGCGGATCGTTCACATCGAACACCGCCAGATCACACCCCGCGAACCGATCCGCCAACTCGGTAGTCGTCAACGCCGCCACCGGCGCGGCATCAGCAACGATGAACCGCACCCGCTCGCCCGGCACCACCGGATCAATCGGCACATACGCCGCCCCGGTCTTAAGCACCCCCACAATCGCCGCGACCGCCTCCACCGACCGCTCAGACAACACCGCCACCGAGTGCCCCGCACCCACACCACGACCCGCCAGCAACTGCGCCCACCGCTCAGCAACCGCATCCAGCTCGGCATACGTCAGCGCACGACCCGCACAACTGACCGCCACCGCACCCGGCGTCCGCAACACCTGCGCGGCAAACAACACCGGCAACGACACCGGCGTCACGGGCTGCGTCAACACCGCACGATTACCGAACTCATCCAGCCGCGCGCGCTCGCCGGCGTCCAGCAGGTCCAGCGACGAGAACCGCAGGCTGGGCTCGGCGGTCATCGCCACCAAAAGCCGCCGCAACCGCTCGATCAGCGTGTGGATGCTGGCCGCGTCGAATACGTCGGTGCGGAATTCGACTCGCCCCCCGATTCCGGCGGGCTCCCCTGCCTCGCTCCAGCGTTCCGCGAGGGAGAAGGTCAAGTCCATGCGGGCGGTGTGGGTATCCGCCGACAGCGGGGTGGCCTGCAGATCGCCCAGGGTCAGCCCGGCGGCGGGTTGCGCTTGCGGTTGGGCGTCGGGTCCGGCGAAATTCTGCCAGGCCAGCAGCACCTGGATCAGCGGGTGATGCGCCAGGCTCCGGGTCGGGTTGAGCCGGTCCACCAGTACCTCGAAGGGCACGTCTTGGTTTTCGTAGGCGGCCAGGCTGCGCTGTTGCACCTGATCGAGCAGCTCGGTGACGGTGGGATCCGCGGCGAGGTCGATCCGCAACACCAAGGTGTTGACGAACGAGCCCACCAGGTCATCGAGCGCGGGGTCGCGTCGCCCGGCGATCGGGAAGCCCACCGCCACATCGGGATTCGCGCTCATCTTCGACAGCAGCACTGCCAGTGCGGCCTGGATCACCATGAAGCTGGTCGCGTTGTGCTCACGGGCCAGCCGAGTGATGCGCCGCTGCAGCTGCGCCGGCCAGTACACGACCGCGCTGTCGCCGCGGTAATCGGCGACGGGCGGATAGGGCCGATCGGTGGGCAGCGCCAGTCGCTCGGGCATCCCGGCCAGAGCGTCCTGCCAGTAGCGCAGCTGGGCGGCGATGCGGCTGCGGCCGTCGGCCAAGTCCCCCAGGATCTTTCGCTGCCACAGCGTGTAATCGACATACTGCACGGGTAACGGCGCCCAGTCCGGAGCGAGCCCCGCGCACCGGCTTGCGTAGGCCACGCCCAGATCACGCACCAGCGGGGCGATCGAGCTGCCGTCGGCGGCGATGTGGTGCACCACGATCACCAACACATGTTCTTCGGCGGCGATGCGGAAAAGCCTTGCGCGCAGCGGAATCTCGGTCGCCAGGTCGAACGCGTAGCCCGCCGCCGCGGTGACGGCCTCGCCCAGCCGGCCCGCCGACCAGCCGCTGGCATCGATGACCTGCCAGCCGAAATCGGCCTGCTCGGCAGGAATCACCACCTGCCGGGGGATGCCGTCCACCGCCGGGAACAGCGTGCGCAGGCTCTCGTGGCGGCCCGCCACGTCGGCCAGCGCCGCGCCGAACGCGTCGGCGTCCAGGCGCCCGTGCAAGCGCAATCCGGCCGCCATGTTGTACACCGGCGACGGCCCGTGCAGCTGATCAAGGAACCACAACCGGCTCTGGGCGAACGATAGCGGCACCGCCGCGGGCCGCTCGGCAACCCGCAACCGTTCCAGCCGCGCCTCATCCCCGCCGATGCGGGGCGCCAGCTGAGCAACCGTCGGCGCCTCGAACAGCGTGCGCACCGCGAGGCCGGCGTCCAGGCTGTTGTTGATCGCGGCGACGAGGCGCATCGCCAGCAGCGAATCCCCACCCAGGTCGAAGAATGAATCGTCGACGCCAACCCGCCGCGACAGTCCGATGCCGAGAACTTGGGCGTAGATGCCGACCAGGATCTCCTCGGTGAGGGTGGCCGGGGCGCGGTAACGATCGCCGTCCTGATACTCCGGGACCGGCAGGGCGCGGCGGTCGAGTTTGCCGTTGACCGTCAACGGCAGTGCCTCGATCACCACCACCGCGGCCGGGATCAGGTAGGCCGGGAGTCGCTCGGCGAGCGCGCCGCGCACCCTGGCCGGGTCCGCCGTCCCGGTGATGTAGCCGACCAGGCGCTTGTCGCCGGGGCGGTCCTCGCGGGCGACAACGACCGCCTGCTCCACCCCGTCCTCCGCGGCCAACGCTGCGCGCAGCTCGCCCAGCTCGATGCGATACCCGCGGATCTTGACCTGTTCGTCGGCACGCCCCACATAGTGCAGTTGCCCGCCCCCGTTGTCGTTCAGGCCCCACCACACCAGATCCCCGGTGCGATACATCCGCCGGCCGGCCGTGCCGAACGGGCAGGCCACAAACCGTGCCGCGGTCAACCCGGGCCGCCGCCAATACCCAACGCCCACAGCGGGACCGGCAACATACAGCTCGCCGACCACTCCGGGGGGCACCGCCTGCAGCCACTCGTCGAGCACGAACAGCGCCGCCCCCGGCACCGGCGAGCCGATCGGCGGCACCCCCGACCCCGCGGTGAGCGGTGCGCTCCAGGCCGCCCACATCGTCGTCTCGGTGGGACCGTATTGATTGATCATGATGCGCCCGGGCGCCCAGCGATCCACCAGCTCGGCCGGGCATGCCTCGCCGCCCACCAGCAATGCCATCGACTCCAAGCCGTCGGGCGACAACATCGCCGCCGCAGACGGGGTCTGGCTGAGAATATCGACTTTTTCGGAGAGCAGGAGTGCGCGGAACTCGTTCGGCGAGGCCGCAACCGACTCGGGGACCACCACCAGCCGACCGCCGTGCAGCAGCGCACCGAAAATCTCCCAGCCCGAGATGTCGAAGCTGTACGAATGCCACTGCGACCACACCAGACCGGGGCCCGTCAACCGCGGATCCATCGTCTCGATCAGCTGAGCGACGCTGTGATGCGAGATCGCCACCCCCTTCGGGACCCCGGTGGTGCCCGACGTGTAGATCAGGTAGGCGATGTCGTCGGCGGATGGTGCCGGCAACTCCGTGCTCGGATAGGTGAGGATACGCGCGTCCCAGATATCACCGACGTCGATGACGAGCAGGCCGCTTTCGTGCAACCGCTCGACCAACCCGGTGGTCGTGATCGCGGCGATCGCCGCGGCATCCGCGAGCATGAATTGCATCCGGGCCGTCGGCAACGCCGGATCGATCGGCAGATAGGCCGCCCCGGTCTTGAGCACCGCCAGCATCGCCACGATGGCCTCGGCCGAGCGCGAAAACAGCAGCGCCACACAGTGTCCCGGGCCGACACCTTGGTCGACCAACAGATGCGCCAACCGGTTGGCGGCCTCGTCGAGTTCCCGGTATGTCAGCGATCGGCCCCCGCAGGTCACCGCCGCCGCATCGGGTGTGCGCGCCACCTGCGCGGCGAACAACTCGGGGACCGAGATCCGAGCGGGTGCGGGGCGGGTCAACACCGCCTGGTTGCCGATCTCGGCGAGGCGGGCGTGTTCACCGGCGTCGAGCAGGTCGAGCGACGACAACGGCCGCTCGGGGTTGGTGGTCATCGCCACCAACACCCGTCCCAACCGTTCCACCAGCGCCTCGATGCTCGCCGTGTCGAAGACATCGGTGCGGAACTCCACCGCTCCGCCGATCCCTGCCGGTTCGCCCGCGTCGTCCCACGCTTCGCCCAGGGTAAACATGAGATCCATTCGGGCGGTGTGGGTTTCGACAGATAGCGGCGTCACCTGAAGATCCCCCAACGCCGGCCCGGCCGAGTCGTCCTGCCCGGACTCCTGCCCGGCGAAGTTCTGCCAGGCCAGCATCACCTGGATCACCGGGTGATGGGTCAGGCTTCGGGTCGGGTTGAGTCGGTCCACCAAGAGTTCGAAGGGGACGTCCTGGTGCTCGTAGGCTTCCAGGCTGCGCTGCCGCACCTGGGAGAGTAGCTGGGCCACAGTCGGATTCCCCGCCACATCGACCCGCAACACCAAGGTGTTGACGAAGCAGCCCACCAACTCATCGAGCGCGGGGTCGCGCCGCCCGGCGATCGGAAAGCCAACGGCCACATCGCTACTGGCGCTGACCTTGGCCAGCAGCACCGCCAGCGCTGCCTGGATGACCATGAACGTGGTCGTGTTGTGCTCGCGGGCCACCCTGGCTACCTGCTGCTGCAGCTGCGCCGACCACTCTACGGACACCCGGGCGCCGCGGTAGTCGGCGACGGGCGGATAGGGCCGATCGGTGGGCAGCTGCAGCCGTTCGGGCAGCCCGGCCAGCGCGTCCTGCCAGTAGGCAAGTTGGGCGGCGATGCGGCTTTCGCTGTCGTCGAGGTCGCCGAATTGCGCGCGCTGCCAAAGCGTGTAGTCGACGTACTGCACCGACAGCGGCGTCCAGTCGGGGACCCGCCCGGCGCACCGGCTGGCGTAGGCCACCCCCAAATCGCGGGTGAGCGGGGTAATCGACCAGCCATCCGCGGCGATGTGGTGCGCGGCGGCCACCAGCACGTGTTCGTCGTCGGCGACCCGGAAAAGCCTTGCCCGCATGGGGATCTCGGTTGTCAGGTCGAAACTGTAACCCGCCGTCGCGGCGATGGCCTCATGCAGCTGGGTGGTCGACCAGCCGGCGGTGTCGACGACCTCCCAGCCGACGTCGGCCCGCTCCTGTGGCACGACCAATTGCCGGGGGACCCCCTCGACCGCCGTGAACAGCGTGCGCAGGCTTTCGTGCCGGCTCACGACGTCGGCCAGGGCCGCTCCCATCGCCTCGGCGTCGACGCTCCCACGCAGCCGCAGTGCGACCGCCATGTTGTACATCGGGGACGGGCCCTGCAACTGCGCGATGAACCACAACCGTTGCTGGGCATACGACAACGGGATCGAGTCCGGGCGCTCCATCACCTGCACCGGCGGGAGCGCGGGCCCGCCACGGTGCCGGTTCAGGTGGTCGGCGAGACCCGCGACGGTGGAGGCGTCGAACAGGTAGCGGACGGGCACTTCCCTGCCCAACGCCAGCTGCAACCGCACGCTGACCCGCGTGGCGCTCAACGAATCCCCGCCCAGCGCAAAGAAGTCGTCGTCCAGCCCCACCCGATCGATGCCCAGCACCTCGGCGAACACCTCGGCGACCATCTGCTCGGTCGGCGTCCGCGGGGCACGGAAGGAAGTGGCGGTATACAGCGGCGCCGGCAACGCCTTCAGGTCGATCTTGCCCGACGAGGTCAGCGGCAGCTCGTCGAGCACCATGATGTGCGCCGGGATCATGTAGTCGGGCAGCCGCGCGCCCAGCTGCTGCCGCACCGCGCCGATCTTGGTGTTGATGCGAGGGTCATTGGCGTAGGTGGGGCGTTGCCCATCCCCGGGTTGGTAGACGTCGGTGAGGGCGACACCTTGTTCGGTGGGGGTCATGAAGACGGCGTCCAACGTGCCCGGCCGTGCCCCCCAGGTGACGGCAACGTCGTATCCGGCGGCGGCCCCGAGGCGATGCAATTCTTCTGGCGTGACCGGTGTTTCGGCGGGCTGGGCGAGGGCGTCGTCGGTGGCGAGGCTCCGTTCGGCGAGCACGTCGTCGATCAGTCCGACGCGCGGGATGTCGGTGACGCGCACGACGGCGGGGTGCTCGGCGGCCAACCGGGCGGGCAGCCCGCTCGGGCCCGCGCACTGGGTCCACGTCCAGCGGGGCGCGTCGGCGAGTGAGCGCACTGGCGTCGGGGTCTTGCGGATGACGACGTCGTAGCGATACCGGGTCAGTTCGTTGTCGGCCGATCCGCGCTTCACCTCGATGTCGAGGCCGGCCACCGACGGGTGCGCGGCGGACCAGGTGGTGAAAAACTCTGGCGCAAGCAGCAATTCGGGTTCGCTGAGCAGGGCGCGCTGGACGCGTTGGTGGATCTCGGCGGCATCGGCCGTGGGCGTGCCGGCGAGCGCGACCGCGGTTTGGAACGCGCCCTGCAGGCTGTGGTTGCGCACGTCGCCGATGAACACCGACCCGCCTTCGGCCAGCAGCGCGACGGCGTTGTCGATGACCTGGGTCAGGTATGCGGCGTTGGGGAAGTACTGGACGACGGAGTTGAGAATCACCGTGTCGAAGCCGCCCCGCGGGAGGGCTGCGCTGGTGTGGGCGGGCTGGTGCAGCAGTTGGACGCGGTCGCGCCATGGAATGTCCAGCCGCTGCAACGAGCGGGTCAGGCTGTCGATGACCACCGGCGACATGTCGGTGCCGACATAGCGCTCACAGTGCGGCGCGATCTGGGACAACAACAGCCCGGAGCCCACGCCGATCTCCAACACCCGGCGCGGCCGCACGGCCAGGATCCGGTCCACCGTGGCCGCGCGCCACTCCCGCATTTCCTCGAGCGGAATCGGATCTCCGGTGAAGCTGCTGTTCCAGCCCCGGAAGTCCGAACCGAACTGCGCGGTGTCGTGTTCGGCGCCATAGAGCTCGTCGTACACGTGTTGCCACTCTTCGACCACCTCGGCGTCGTGATCGTCGCTGCCGGTGTGCTCCAACACGACGTAGCCGACCAGCTGGGGACCGCTGTTGCCAGCGACATTCTCGCGCACGGTGGCGACGGCCTGGGCGACCTGCGGGCAGGCCAGCAGCGTGTTTTCGACCTCACCGAGCTCGATGCGATACCCGCGGATTTTGACTTGCGCGTCGGCGCGCCCGACGTAACGCAGCTGGCCGTTGGCGCCCCAGCTGACCAGGTCCCCGGTGCGGTACATGCGTTGGCCCGCGCCGGCGAACGGGCAGGCCACAAATCGCGACGCGGTCAGTCCGGCGCGGCCGAGATACCCGGTGCCCAGTCCGGCTCCGGCGATGTACAACTCGCCGACCACGCCGGCCGGGACGGCGCGCAACCATCCGTCGAGCACGAAGAAGGCGAGGTCCGGCAGCGGCACCCCGATCGGGCTGCCCTGGCCGTCCAGATCACCGGCGACGATCTCGCGGAAGGAGGCGTGCACCGTCGTCTCGGTGATGCCGTACATGTTGATCAGCCGCGGCAGGCCCGGGTGGTTGTCCAACCATCCCCGAAGTCGTTGTGGCTCAAGCGCTTCGCCACCGAACACCACCGCCTCGAGCTGCAGGCGACCGCCCTGCTCCCGGCGCAGCGCGTCGGCGGCCTGCAGCGCGTAGAACGCCGAAGGGGTGCGGCTCAAGATGCTGACCTGCTCGCGGATCAGCAAATCGTGGAAGTCCTCCGGTGAGCGCGCCACCGCCTCCGACACCACCACCAGCCGCCCGCCGCGCAGCAGCGCACCCCAGATCTCCCACACCGAGAAGTCGAACGCCAGCGAGTGGCACTGTGACCACACACCAGGGTGCGGCGTCTGCGGGTCCAGCGCCGTCAGCAGCCGGGTGACATTGCGGTGCGGAATGGCCACGCCCTTGGGAACGCCGGTGGTCCCCGAGGTGTAGATGATGTACGCGATGTCGTCCGGGCGCACCGCCGGCAACGGACCGCCGGGCTGGGTGTGCACAGCCGGGTCGTTCACGTCGATCACCGGCAGGCCGTGCCCGTCCAGGCGGACGGCCAGATCAGCGGTGGCGACCGCGACGACCGGTGCGGCGTCGGCAAGCATGAAGCCGATCCGGTCCGCGGGCGCCGCCGGGTCGATCGGCAGGTAAGCGGCCCCGGTCTTCAGCACCGCCAAGATCGCGGCGATCGCCTCGGCCGAACGGTAAAACAGCAGTGCCACAACCGAACCGGGGCCGGCGCCGCGAGCGGCCAGCAGGTACGCCAGCCGGTTCGACGCCTCATCGAGCTCGCGATACGTCACCGAGCGGCCTTCGAAGGTCACCGCCGCGGCGTCGGGCGTGCGGGCTGCCTGCGCGGCCCACGCGCCCGGGATCGAGGCCGGGGTCGGTGCCGGCTCGGGCGGGTCGGTCAGCGCCGCCCGGTTGCCGATCTGGTCGAGGCGCGCGTGCTCGCCGGCGTCGAGCAGATCCAGCGACGACAACCGCCGCGCCGGGTCCGCGGTCATCGCCGCCAACACCCGCTCCAGTCGGTCGATCAGCGCCGCGATGCTGTCCGCGTCGAACACGTCGGTGCGGTATTCCACGCTGCCGCCCATCCCGGCGGGCTCCCCGGCCCGGGTCCACTGCTGACCGACGTGGAACACCAGATCCATGCGGGCGGTCTGGGTGTTCGCCGGCAGCGCGGTGACCGGC is from Mycobacterium conspicuum and encodes:
- a CDS encoding RNA polymerase sigma factor; translated protein: MKTDQRAKQPFEAVVARHGATVLRVVRAVVGHADADDAWSDTFLAALRAYPQLPADANVEAWLVTIAHRKAVDITRAASRRAVPVADTPDSPAPEGADGVNPELEAALSALPPKQRQAVAYHYLAGLPYAEIATILDSSAAAARRAAADGIAKLRHTFPVVTHPEESS
- a CDS encoding methylated-DNA--[protein]-cysteine S-methyltransferase; translation: MTAPDLTDHFAVDPDDLRRLHARLERAAQAGDLLDIAYRTVDSAVGPLLLAATPRGLLRVAFASEGEERVLTDLAQRISPRMLEAPPRLDPVARQLDEYFTGRRHAFDVALDWSLSQGFRRTVLGHLATAVSYGDTASYATLAQLSGSPRAVRAVGTACATNPIPIVVPCHRVIRSDGSVGSYRGGPAAKRALLDLERNRRA